GAAATAAAAAGACGTGTTGAATATTATGAAGCTGATACAACACAAAAATTATCTTTACCAATGATTTTAAATTATGCTGTCTTAGCTTCTAAATGTCAGAGTGATGAACTTGGCGTGGGGCAGGACTTCCATTTAGGTCGTGGCCTTGGTTGGATTATCTTACAATATGAAGTAATAATTAAGCGACGTCCTAAAATTGGTGAAATAATTCGTATTCAGACCTTTGCTACACAATACAATCCTTTTTTTGTTCGTCGACCATTCGTCTTTTTAGATGAAAATGATAATGAAATAATTCGTGTTGATTCTATTTGGACTATGATAGATATGACAAATCGGCGCATGGCGCGTTTACCACAAGACATAATTGATAAGTATGATGCAGAAAGAGTTAAGCAAATTTCACGAATTCCTAACCCTGAGAAATTTTCAGATGCTGATCAATATACCGAGAGGGACTATCATGTGCGATATTTAGATATTGATGGTAACAAGCATGTGAACAACTCTAAGTATTTTGAATGGATGCAAGACGTTATCGCACCAGAGTATCTGTTAACCCATGAAATCACATACATTAATCTAAAATTCGAAAATGAAATTCGGCTTGGACACACGATTTTATCGCAAGTAGTTCAAAATGGTAATGAATCCAAACATCGTATTATGATGGAAAATGTGGTGAGTGCAGAAGCAGAGTTCAAGTGGCGAAAAATTTGATATAATAGTGTGTAGAGGAAAAAAGATATGGCTATTTTAGTTCTTGGTGGAGCCGGTTATATCGGTTCACACATGGTTAAACGTTTGGTAGAAGCAGATCGTGACGTTGTCGTTGTTGATGCTTTGTTTACGGGACACCGTGAGGCGGTTAATCCAAAAGCAAAATTCTATCAAGTTGATATTCGTGATAAGGCAGCATTGTCGAAAGTGTTTGACAAAGAAAATATTGAACAAGTTGTTCACTTTGCAGCATTTTCTATTGTTCCAGAATCTGTAGCAAATCCACTAAAGTACTTTGATAATAATACTAGTGGTATGATTACTTTGCTAGAGGTGATGAAAGATCACGATGTTAAACAGATTGTGTTCTCGTCAACGGCAGCTACTTATGGTAATCCTGTTAATATTCCTATTAAAGAAACAGATCCACAACGACCAATTAATCCTTATGGGGAATCAAAGTTAATGATGGAAAAAATCATGGCTTGGTCTGATCAAGCGGATGGGGTTAAGTGGGTTGCATTGCGCTACTTTAACGTAGCAGGTGCTGCGGAAGATGGCACGATTGGAGAAGATCATACGCCGGAAACGCATTTAGTACCAATTATTTTGCAAGCCGGCTTAGGCCAACGTGAATATATTGAGATGTTTGGTGACGATTACAATACTCCTGACGGTTTCAATGTTCGTGATTATGTCCATGTTTTGGACTTGGCTGATGCGCATATTTTGGCATTGAAGTATTTAGCCGATGGAAACAATTCAAATCAATTTAACTTGGGATCTGCTACTGGATTCTCTGTTAAAGAGATG
The Leuconostoc suionicum genome window above contains:
- a CDS encoding acyl-[acyl-carrier-protein] thioesterase; this translates as MKKYEIKRRVEYYEADTTQKLSLPMILNYAVLASKCQSDELGVGQDFHLGRGLGWIILQYEVIIKRRPKIGEIIRIQTFATQYNPFFVRRPFVFLDENDNEIIRVDSIWTMIDMTNRRMARLPQDIIDKYDAERVKQISRIPNPEKFSDADQYTERDYHVRYLDIDGNKHVNNSKYFEWMQDVIAPEYLLTHEITYINLKFENEIRLGHTILSQVVQNGNESKHRIMMENVVSAEAEFKWRKI
- the galE gene encoding UDP-glucose 4-epimerase GalE, yielding MAILVLGGAGYIGSHMVKRLVEADRDVVVVDALFTGHREAVNPKAKFYQVDIRDKAALSKVFDKENIEQVVHFAAFSIVPESVANPLKYFDNNTSGMITLLEVMKDHDVKQIVFSSTAATYGNPVNIPIKETDPQRPINPYGESKLMMEKIMAWSDQADGVKWVALRYFNVAGAAEDGTIGEDHTPETHLVPIILQAGLGQREYIEMFGDDYNTPDGFNVRDYVHVLDLADAHILALKYLADGNNSNQFNLGSATGFSVKEMVEAARSATGVDIPAKIGPRRAGDPDILIANSDKARDVLGWAPRYDNVQDIIKTAWNWHKNHPSGYNDK